Proteins encoded together in one Ipomoea triloba cultivar NCNSP0323 chromosome 4, ASM357664v1 window:
- the LOC116017614 gene encoding uncharacterized protein LOC116017614, translated as MLDCSPTVLPEWLSALLSEKFFNACIAHEDARKNEKNIFCLDCCEAICPHCITPHSPHRLLQIRRYVYHDVIKLSDAEKLLDCGFVQSYTNNSAKVVFLNQRPLSRPCRGSGNTCLLCDRMLQHPYLFCSIYCKLQHLLRTKCQLSQYIHKCDSLTLHELGLEDGLMTPDTVLEPVGSVRTDSGGSGSAGAAVDCRVLCSTATTEVVRKKRSTHFRSELRPGCGPVCEISVSMMNRRKGTPHRSPLY; from the exons ATG TTGGATTGTTCGCCAACTGTTCTCCCGGAATGGCTATCGGCGCTGTTGTCGGAGAAGTTCTTCAACGCCTGCATAGCTCACGAGGACGCCCGGAAGAACGAAAAGAACATTTTTTGCTTGGATTGCTGCGAGGCCATTTGCCCCCACTGCATAACCCCTCACTCTCCTCACCGCCTCTTGCag ATAAGGAGGTATGTGTACCATGATGTTATCAAGCTGAGTGATGCTGAGAAGTTGCTGGACTGTGGTTTTGTTCAA TCTTACACTAATAACAGTGCCAAAGTTGTGTTCTTGAACCAACGGCCATTGTCGAGACCTTGCAGAGGGTCTGGGAACACATGTCTGTTATGTGACAGAATGCTTCAACACCCATATTTATTCTGCTCTATCTACTGCAAG CTTCAGCATCTTCTGAGAACTAAGTGCCAACTTTCTCAGTATATCCACAAATGCGACTCTCTAACGCTGCATGAATTGGGTCTAGAGGACGGTCTGATGACCCCCGACACGGTACTTGAACCGGTCGGTTCGGTCAGGACCGATTCCGGCGGCAGCGGAAGCGCCGGCGCCGCCGTGGACTGCCGGGTACTTTGCAGCACTGCCACCACGGAGGTTGTGAGGAAGAAACGGAGTACCCATTTCCGGTCCGAGCTTCGACCGGGTTGTGGTCCGGTTTGCGAGATTTCGGTTTCCATGATGAACCGGAGGAAGGGTACCCCTCACCGGTCTCCGTTGTATTGA
- the LOC116016515 gene encoding vesicle-associated protein 1-3-like, giving the protein MGMGDYLNIYPAELKFPFELRKQSTCSLQLTNKTDRYIAFKVKTTNPKKYCVRPNAGVVLPNSTCNVIVTMQAPREAPPDMQSKDKFLIQSTIAPDGSTSKDLSPELFNMEAGKVINELKLRVVFVPANPPSPVPEESEEGSPPRALNENETKVSSLSEAVSRSLEEPKEKLASSEAWSLISRLTEEKGSAVQQNQKLSQELEAVRKELNKSKAGGFSMLFVVLVGLIGILLGYFIRKR; this is encoded by the exons ATGGGCATGGGGGATTATCTGAATATTTATCCCGCAGAACTGAAATTCCCAT TTGAGTTGAGGAAGCAGAGTACATGCTCCTTGCAACTGACCAACAAGACTGATAGGTATATTGCCTTCAAG GTTAAAACGACTAACCCGAAGAAGTATTGTGTTCGCCCTAATGCTGGTGTTGTATTGCCCAACTCCACCTGCAATGTTATTG TTACAATGCAGGCACCGAGGGAGGCTCCTCCCGATATGCAATCTAAGGATAAGTTCCTAATTCAGAGCACTATTGCACCGGATGGTTCAACGTCTAAGGACTTGTCACCGGAATTG tttAATATGGAGGCTGGGAAAGTTATCAATGAACTTAAATTGAGGGTTGTTTTTGTTCCCGCCAATCCTCCCTCACCAGTACCGGAAGAATCTGAAGAGGGCTCTCCTCCAAGAGCTTTGAATGAGAATGAAACTAAAGTTTCTTCGTTGTCAGAGGCT GTATCAAGGTCTTTGGAGGAGCCCAAAGAAAAATTAGCATCTTCTGAG GCTTGGTCTTTGATTTCAAGGCTGACAGAGGAGAAAGGTTCTGCGGTTCAACAGAATCAGAAGCTAAGTCAGGAATTG GAGGCAGTAAGAAAAGAACTCAACAAAAGCAAAGCAGGCGGCTTCTCGATGTTGTTTGTGGTGCTTGTTGGGCTAATAGGTATCCTGCTCGGGTACTTCATCAGGAAGCGTTAG